The DNA region ATTGATTCCATCTTCGAAGGTCAAACATACACCCGATCAATCAAAGAAAAGGGAAGATAAGGGGAAAAGCATCGTCAATAAGGCTCAAACACCAATAAGCAATACATCACAGACAAATTACTTTGATGATGACGATGACTAAGTTGATGACGGAGATCAATGAGGGAAAATATCGGAAACATCAAGGATCACATGTCTTTTGTGATCAGGGAAAAGCGCCAGGTATATGACGCAAAGCACTTTTTTGGGAAGAAGTCAAGTTGATCGGGAACGTATGAAAAAACCGCCTTCTTGGGACTTAAGGAGGCGGTGTTTCATTTGAGGTTTTTCCCGTCCCGCCGGTTGTTTGTGATATGTTGAACATGTGGCCGTGTATTCTGTCAATCTCACGGAAACCGTGCATCATGAAGGGGCCATGCCATGAAACGGTTTGGGATCATCTGCTTGATCGTGTTTGCGGCATATGTTGGTTATGCAAAATATGAAGGATCCAAACATCTGGTCTATGTGATTCCAAATGGATACACAGGAGAAGTGGAGCTCTACTGGAATGTACCTTCTGCGAAGCCGCTTGTTGTTCGTGACGGGGACTATATTGCAAAAGGGGGAGTCAAAATTTACACATCCATCAAAAAAGGGGAAACGCCCGCTCATTTGAAGTTTTTCATGGAAGATTCCAAGGGAAACTGGGTTTCGATTGGCGTTTTTGATGACTACAATAAACACAAATTGGATCAAACAAAGTACTATGTTTGTGATTATCGTTCTGCCGGTTGGGAACTCTAATATGGCCAGAAAATATCGTATGAGGAATTTTATGTGGGGACATATGAAGAGTGTTTGAATGGGACTTATCCAATCAACGACGATGATTGGAAGGTGCCGGATGTCCCCTCCGGCTTCTTTTTGGAAGAAAAACACCTTCTCGAGCTGTGAGTCAGAAAACCCAGCGCCACCGAGAAAAACCCTCCCCTGATTTCCGGGGAGGGTTTTTCCGTATCAGCGGAGCAAGGGGACTCCTGGAATGGGGCGAAGGAATCTGCCCGCAACCGCTCTCATGAGCACCTGCCGGATCCATTGCCAGATCCCCAGCCTGATCAGGAACAACATCCCCCAGATGATGATGGTGCGCCATTTGAATTTGAATCCGATGCCTTTCATGGTTTCACCTCCCCATTGCCGTAAAGCCTCTAATTCCCGGGAGCGTGGCCGCAATCAAGGGAACGAAGCCGGATCCTGATGTCGGATTCCGTGACGGATTGGACCCGGTTTGAATGAATGGACTTTCATATACTCTATGCATGGTCATTTCGGGGGGGTCTGTCCCCGCAACCCAATTTGCAAGAAGAACCGATTCCGGCTTCAGAAATCGCGGGTGACAGCGCCGAAAAAAGGGGGTCGGTCATAGAACCATTTTTTTAGAATGCCCTCACCGATTCTCGGATGAATTTGTATATTGTAGTAAGTTTTATGAACGAGAAAGGAGCCGAATCGATGCAACCGAAAATTGATCAAAACATGGTGAATCAACTATCCAGACAGCTTGAGAATCAACTGAAAAAACAAATCTACGATGCACTCAGTCAGTTTTTGGACACTCACGATGCCACATCCGTTGAGGCTCAACCCACAGTTAAGATTGAAATTCCGGAATCTTTGAGAAATACAGCGGTCTTTGGACAGATGATTGAAGGAATCGCCGGTGTGATCGGCAATGCGGTTCAATTCAGCATGCAGACGTACAATCAGCAAAAGAAACAGTTGCTGCGTCAGGCTCAACAACAGTTGGGACAGCAATTGATTCTTGAAGGACAAACGATCACACCCAACGGAGCCTCCGGAAACACCCCGGCCGCCGCTTCCGAACAAAAACCTGCCGCCTCCGAACAAAAAAACGCCGCCTCCGCATCCGATGATGCATCCCCCGTATCCGGCGCCACAGTCAACATTCCGGATCTCATCACCGATCTCGCGTCCACCTCTCCCAATCTCACGTTCACCGCTCCGAATGTCACATCCGATGCCGACGGGGAAGCGGAACCCGCTCCCGGACGACGGGCGAAACAGAAGAAGCGAGCGGGGCGCAAAAGAGCCCTTCGAGCCAGGAGAAGACGTCCATACCGGTTGTGACGCTTCTTGCCGGCTGTCTTCGGGAAACGGCGGTTCTTTTCACCCCCTTGAAAGGAGGTGATATCGAGTGTTGGGCACGTTGATTCAGAACTTGTTGACCAACGTGGGGGGCGTATTGACCTGCATCGGAACCCTGGTCGGACAACTCATCAATGATCTGAATTGTCCGCCGCCAACGCCGCCTCTCACCATGGCGTCGAACAACGAACAATCGTATGACAGAGAATGATTCGGTTGATCGATTCAGCTTCAAATTCAAAACCAAATGAAAAGGAGTGCTTCATGTATGGGAAAAAGAAGAAGGAGACTTCTGAGGGCTGAGGCCATTGCCCGGGCCATTGCTGCACGAGTGCAAAAAGAAAGGCTGAGAGCGCTTTCCAACACCATCAACAGAGCTTCGGTCCGCAACACCGCAGGGCTGATCAACGTCATCGTCCAAGTGCCGATCCAAATCGGTTCTGACAGCAACAACCTGGTCAACAGCGATGACAACGCTGTAAGCCAAGGCGTCTGATGACGGAATCTCTTTCGGGAGTTCTTCCGGGAACTCCCGAACCCCCGGTTCTGCCGGGGGTTTGTTTTTTTCCGGTTGCATTGTTCACCGGAGGGAGCAAACAATAGAGGTGATTCATGTTCAGTCGCATGTGATGAAAACATCATCGAATGAAAAGGAGACGCCATGATCCGATATCCTTCTTCCGATGCAGGTTGGAATTTTGACAACAGCTACGTCCGCTTGCCGGAATTTTTTTATTCCCGCGTGAAGCCCACACCCGTCGCCGCGCCGCGACTGGTCGTTTTGAATGCGCGGTTGGCGGAAGAACTCGGTTTGAACGCGGAGGTGTTGAAGAGCGAAGAGGGGGTTCAAGTGCTGGCGGGAAACCGGTTCCCTGACGGCGCTGCCTTGATCGCCCAGGCATATGCCGGACATCAGTTCGGACACTTTACGCGTTTGGGGGACGGCCGGGCCATCCTGCTGGGGGAGCAACTGACGCCGGAAGGGGAACGGTTCGACATCCAGTACAAGGGGTCGGGCAGAACCCCTTACTCCCGGGGAGGAGACGGCCGGGCGGCACTGGGCCCGATGTTGCGGGAGTATATCATCAGTGAAGCCATGCACGCGCTGGGCATTCCCACCACCCGCAGCTTGGCGGTGGTGACAACGGGAGAGGAGATCATCCGTGAAACGCTTCTTCCCGGAGCGATATTGATCCGGGTGGCGACCAGTCATCTGCGCGTGGGAACCTTTCAATATGCGGCGGCATTCGGATCGGTGGACGAGCTCCGCGCTCTGGCCGATTATGCGCTTGACCGGCATTTCCCCGGGCTTGAAGCGGATCACCGGTATCTCGGTTTGCTGCGCGAAGTGATCCTCCGGCAGGCTTCTCTGGTGGCCAAATGGCAACTGGTCGGCTTTGTTCACGGCGTGATGAACACGGACAACATGACCATCAGCGGAGAAACGATCGATTATGGTCCGTGTGCCTTCATGGATGCCTATGACCCGGCGACGGTGTTCAGTTCCATCGACATCCACGGCCGTTACGCGTACGGCAACCAACCCCGGATCGCCGCCTGGAATCTGGCGAGATTTGCCGAAGCGCTGTTGCCGCTGATTCACGAAAATGAGGAACGTGCCGTCGAGTTGGCACAGGAAGAGGTGTCGCGGTTCCCGGATCTGTTCCGCCGGGAGTGGCTTGCGGGCATGAGGTCCAAGCTCGGGCTGGCAGGAGAGGAAGCGGAAGACGAAACCCTGATTGATGACCTTCTCTCCATCATGTACAAGCACAAGGCGGATTGGACGAACACGTTCCTGGCGCTCACATTCAACAGGGAGGAGACGCTCCCCATGCACGGAACTCCGGAATTCTTGGAATGGTTGGGCCGCTGGAAAGAACGGCTCGGCAGACAACGGGAAAGCGAGGAACAAGTGCGTAAGAGGATGAGGAATCACAATCCGGCCGTCATCCCGCGCAATCACCGGGTGGAAGAAGCTTTGGAAGCGGCGGAGAAAGGGGATCCCGACGTCTTGCACCGTCTTCTTGACGTGTTGTCAAAGCCCTTTGCGCACACTCCCGATCAGGAGGAGTATGCGGAACCTTCCCCGTACTCCTGCGAATATCGCACGTTTTGCGGAACGTGAGCATCGATGTCATCGACCGTTTTTCCCCTGCGCGGGGAAAACGGTTTTTTCGTTTCGCATACACGCGGAGAAAAGGGGGATGCTAAGAAAAAATTTTTCGAAGGGATGAATGCCGGATGAAAAAATGGATCGTCATGTTGTTGACTGCCATCATGATCACATCATTGGCCGTCGATCTTCCGGACGTATCCGCTGCGACCGTAACGGTCCAACCCGATGACAACAGCCAAAGCAACGGTCGTGTGACGAACCACCATATGAACCAATTGGATTATGACATGAACAGAATGACGAACAACCTTCGTCGAACGGCCGTGAATGCCGATCTTGACAGAGATCCGGATTTCGGCTGGCTTGGCTTGTTCGGACTGCTCGGTCTGTTGGGATTGCGTCGTCGCGTTCAAACGTAAGAGGGTGGCCATCGCCTTCACAACGGGAAGGCTGTTGACCGGAAGAGGTCAACAGCCATTTCTCTTGGGAAGAGGACGGGAAACGGCAATCGG from Staphylospora marina includes:
- a CDS encoding protein adenylyltransferase SelO — its product is MIRYPSSDAGWNFDNSYVRLPEFFYSRVKPTPVAAPRLVVLNARLAEELGLNAEVLKSEEGVQVLAGNRFPDGAALIAQAYAGHQFGHFTRLGDGRAILLGEQLTPEGERFDIQYKGSGRTPYSRGGDGRAALGPMLREYIISEAMHALGIPTTRSLAVVTTGEEIIRETLLPGAILIRVATSHLRVGTFQYAAAFGSVDELRALADYALDRHFPGLEADHRYLGLLREVILRQASLVAKWQLVGFVHGVMNTDNMTISGETIDYGPCAFMDAYDPATVFSSIDIHGRYAYGNQPRIAAWNLARFAEALLPLIHENEERAVELAQEEVSRFPDLFRREWLAGMRSKLGLAGEEAEDETLIDDLLSIMYKHKADWTNTFLALTFNREETLPMHGTPEFLEWLGRWKERLGRQRESEEQVRKRMRNHNPAVIPRNHRVEEALEAAEKGDPDVLHRLLDVLSKPFAHTPDQEEYAEPSPYSCEYRTFCGT
- a CDS encoding DUF6843 domain-containing protein; the protein is MKRFGIICLIVFAAYVGYAKYEGSKHLVYVIPNGYTGEVELYWNVPSAKPLVVRDGDYIAKGGVKIYTSIKKGETPAHLKFFMEDSKGNWVSIGVFDDYNKHKLDQTKYYVCDYRSAGWEL
- a CDS encoding WGxxGxxG family protein, producing MKKWIVMLLTAIMITSLAVDLPDVSAATVTVQPDDNSQSNGRVTNHHMNQLDYDMNRMTNNLRRTAVNADLDRDPDFGWLGLFGLLGLLGLRRRVQT